TATGCAGTTTTTGCTCTTCCCATAAGTGCCAATGAACCTACTGCACAACAAACAGCAATCTTTCGTACCTTTTTATTCATACAATGCCTCCACTGTAACTTTTATTACGTAAATGTTAAATTTGTTACAAATGTATTATATAGCATCTTATAAATAAATGCACCTGGTAGTTTATTCTTAAATACCATTTATTTGTATTAATAGCCTTAAATGTTATATATTCTTACCTATATTAATTTTTTCTTCAATATGCTATAATGTCCAAAGCAGTAATTCAAAATATCGGAGGTTATTATGGCATTAGATGGAATTGTAGTTGCAAGTATTGTTGAGGAATTAAAATCTACCCTTATGGGAGGAAGAATTAATAAGATTGCCCAGCCCGAAAAGGATGAACTACTTATTAGTATAAAAGGACAAGATAGAGTTAACTATAAATTATTTCTTTCGGCAGGGGCAGGCATGCCCTTAATTTATCTTACCGAGAACACTAAGGCTAATCCCATGACTGCTCCAAATTTTTGTATGTTGCTTCGTAAGCATCTAAATAACGGAAAAATTCTTGATATTACCCAACCTTCTTTAGAGCGTATAGTATCCATAAAAATAGAACATATGGACGAACTGGGTGATTTAAAGATTAAATATCTAATTATCGAACTTATGGGCAAGCATAGTAATATTATATTCTGCGACCATAACATGACCATTATTGATAGCATTAAACGGGTCAATCAATTTATGAGCTCTGTTCGTGAGGTCCTCCCCGGTAGAGAATATTTCATTCCACAAACTATCCATAAACTAGACCCCCTTACCATAGATTATCCTTCTTTTAAGGAGCATATATTAAATAAGCAAATGCCTTTATCAAAAGCCCTTTATACAGGCCTTACGGGCATCAGCCCCCTAATAGCTAATGAAATCTGCCATCGGGCTTCTATCTATTCTGACGATTTTACCTCGACACTTAGTGAAGACATGGGTTTACACCTTTTTAGAAATTTTGAAAGGGTCATAGAAGAGGTTAAGGAGAAAAAATTCTATCCTCATATTGTAATAGGAGAACATGGCCCTAAGGAGTTTTCCAGTATTCCTCTAAGCTCCTATATGAATAATAATTATAATATTAAAGAATTATCATCTCCATCAAAAATGCTAGAGACATATTACGCTGAGAAAAATGCCCAAGCTGTAATGCAGCAAAAATCCGCTGACCTTCGTAAACTAGTGGCAAATACCATAGAAAGGGCCGTAAAAAAATATGATTTACAAGTAAAACAGCTTAAAGATACCGAAAAAAGGGACAAATATAAAGTCTACGGGGAACTTATAAGTGCTTATGGCTATAATCTAAAGCCCAATGCCAAAGAACTAATTGCCCCTAATTACTATAATAATGATGAGGAAATAAAAATTCCTCTTGATGAGACCCTTACACCTATGGAAAATGCCAAAAGGTATTTTGAAAAATATAACAAATTAAAAAGGACCTATGATGCTCTTACCACCTTAATACAAGAAACTAAGGATGAGATTGAGCATTTAAAATCTATTCGTGCTTCCTTGGAAATTGCCACTGATGAAGATGATTTAGCTGAATTAAAAAAAGAACTGATGGAATACGGCTATATTAAAAAGAAGCATATTTCCAATAAATCAGATAAGTCAAAAAAATCATCAAAAAATGCAAAAAGCAAACCTTTTCATTATATTTCCTCAGACGGTTACCATATCTATGTAGGTAAAAATAATTATCAGAATGAAGAACTTACTTTCAAACTGGCTGACGGAGGGGATTGGTGGTTCCATTCCAAGAACATTCCGGGCTCCCATGTAATTGTAAAATCCGGTGGGGATAAACTACCTGATAAAACTTTTGAGGAAGCAGCAAGGCTTGCAGCCTATTATAGCAGCGCCAGAGATTCAAAAAAAGTAGAAATTGATTATACCCAGCGTAAAAACATAAAAAAACCCAGTGGCTCAAAACCTGGCTTTGTCATTTACCATACTAATTATTCAATGATAGCAGATACTGATATATCGGATATAAAGGAAGTAGAATAGATTAAGGAGGAAAATATGATTTGCGCTGACCTTCACGTTCATTCTAATTTTTCCAGTGACGGAAAAGCAAAGATGGAAGATATGATTGATAAGGCCATAAAGCTGGGCCTTAAAACCCTATGCTTTACTGACCATATGGACTATGATTATCCTAAAATATATGATTATTCCTTCCAATTTGATATAGATAACTATCTAAAAAAACTTCAGATATTGAAGGAAAAGTATAAGTCCCAGATTGAGATTCTTATTGGACTTGAGCTTGGAATGCAGCCCCATATAAGTGATTCTATGTATAAACTTATAAATTCATTTCCCTTTGATTTTATAATTGGATCTATCCACATAGTGAATCAAATGGATCCATATTATCCACAATATTGGGAAAATATTACCGAAGAGGAAGGGATAGTAAAATGTTTTGAGGAAATACAAAAATGCTGTGAGATTTATCAGGGTTTTCATGTATGCGGTCATATAGATTATGTGGTCCGCTATGCCCCCAGCAGTAAGATTAAGTATCAAGAGTACTCCTATCCCTACTATAAAGATGTCTTAGACGAAATCTTAAAGACTCTTTTAAATCACGGTAAAGGGATTGAAGTAAATACTTCAGGATATAAGTATGGTCTTGGACATCCCCATCCCAAAACCGAGATTTTAAAGCGATATAAAGAACTTGGGGGGGAGATAATTACCATCGGATCAGATGCCCATTTACCCCAACATCTATGCTATGATTTTGATAAAGCAGAAGCCCTTCTTAAAAATCTAGGTTATAAATATTATACCATCTTTAAAGAGGGTCAGCCTAATATGATTAAATTATAGTTTCTATATTGTATAGATAATAAAGTTCGAGTATAAAAAATACTTTTAGCAATAGATTTTTTATACTCGAACTAATTTATTATTATTTTATACTATCTTTTACCCAGTATAGTTCCTCCGCCAACAACATAATCATCTTGGTAAAATACTACCGCCTGTCCCGGAGTTACTGCCCTTTGGGGTTGGTCAAAAACACACAACACTTCATCTTTTGCTGTTTTTTTAATGGTACAAGGAGCACCTTTATGACTATATCGGATTTTTGCTGATACCACCATCTCATCTTCTAAATCCTCTATGGCCATAAAATTAAGATTATTAGCATAAAAACGATCTGTATATACATCGTCTGCATCCCCGATAACCACCTCATTGGTTTCAGGTCTTAATTCCATAACAAATACCGGTCTGCCAAGGGCTAGATTTAGCCCCTTTCTTTGTCCTATGGTATAGTTAGCTAAGCCCTTATGTTGTCCTAGTACATTTCCCTTCCAATCTACAAAATTACCTGGGGTAAAACCATATCCGGACTTTTCCATACTTTTTTTATAAAGCCTTCTTTTTTCTTCTATAATCCTTCGGTTTTCTTCATCGCTTAAATATTCCTCAATAAATCCTGCATAGTCATTATTGGAAACAAAACAAATTTCCTGGCTATCCGGTTTATTGGCTACAGGAAGATTTAACTCTTTAGCAATTGCCCTGATTTCTTCCTTGGAGTAAGCTCCCACAGGCATAAGTGTATGTTCTAGCTGGAACTGGGTTAAATTATACAGGGCATATGTTTGATCCTTTGCGGCTGTAACTGAATTTTTTATAGCATATCTGCCGTTTGCAAGCCTTGTTATAGAAGCATAATGTCCGGTAGCAATATAGGAAGCTCCTATAGATAAGGATCTGGCAAGCAAGGCCTCCCATTTAACAAATCTATTACAAGCAATACATGGATTTGGGGTTCTGGCCATGATATATTCCGATACAAAATAATCTATAACAGTTTCCTTAAATTCCTTCCTAAAGTTCATAACATAGTGTGGAATATCCAATACATTAGCAACTCTTCTTGCATCCTCTACTGCACTTAAGCCACAGCAGCCACCGTTTTCCGATATGGAACAAACATCATCATCCTGCCATATTTGCATTGTCACACCTATGACATCATACCCTTGTTTTTTTAAAAGGTATGCCGCCACAGAGGAGTCTACTCCTCCGGACATTCCGACTACCACTTTATCCATTTATAACTCCAATCTAATAAGTTTGCTCGTCCTCATCATGTTCATGGACATCAGACTTAGGCTTTCTTAATCCTTCGATTTTAATGCCATTTTTTTCAGCATAATCCCATAAAGCCGCATGAATTGCCTCCTCGGCCAGCAATGAGCAGTGTACCTTTACCGGAGGAAGACCATCAAGAGCATCAACAACAGCTTTATTTGTAACCTTAAGAGCTTCTTCTATAGTCTTTCCTTTTACTAGTTCAGTAGCAATACTGCTTGTGGCAACTGCCGCACCACAGCCAAAGGTCTTAAATTTTACGTCCCGAATTACACCATTGTCATCTATATCCATATACATTCTCATGATATCTCCGCACTTGGCATTTCCCACAGTCCCAACAGCACTGGGATTTTCAATTTCACCCATATTTCTTGGATTTGTAAAATGATCCATTACTTTTTTTGTATACATAATATTTCCTCCACTTTATCAAATAGTATCAACTATAGCGAATTTATTATCTCCTGCGAACAAAATCCTCATACAAGGGAGACATCATTCTTAATTTATCAACAATCTCCTTGATTTTTTCTACCGTATAATCTATTTCTTCAAATGTATTTTCTGCACTTAAGGTAAGCCTTAAAGATCCATGAGCTATTTCATGGGGTAAACCAATGGCAAGTAAAACATGGGAAGGATCTAGGGAGCCTGATGTACAAGCCGAACCGCTAGAGGCACAGATATTACTCATATCCAACATTATAAGCAGAGATTCACCTTCTATAAATTGAAAACTAAAATTAGCGTTATTAGGTAACCTCATTGTTCTGTGGCCATTAAGTCTGGTATAGGGAACTTCCGCTAAAACCCGTTTAATCAGATAATCCCGCAACTGTATTTCCTTCTTAGTCCTTTCCTCCATGGTAGCCATGGCAATCTCCACTGCTTTGCCAAAGCCGACAACATTGGGTACATTTTCAGTTCCTGCCCGTCTGCCTCTTTCCTGGGCTCCTCCATGGATAAAAGATCTGATTTTAATACCTTTTTTTATATATAAGAAACCAATTCCCTTTGGACCGTTTAGCTTATGGGCGCTGGCACTCATCATGTCAATTCCCAAGTCTTCTACATTTATATCCAATTGTCCAAAAGCCTGTACTGCATCTGTATGGAACAATATGTTATGCTTCTTAGCAATAGCACCAATTTCTTTAATTGGCTGAATTGTTCCAATCTCATTATTAGCAAACATAATTGATATTAAAATTGTAGTTGGTCTTATGGCCTTCTCCAACTGATCCAATTTAACAATACCATTTTCATCTACATCTATATAGGTAACTTCATACCCTCTCTTTTTTTGCAGATATTCACAAGTATGCAATACAGCATGATGTTCAATCTTTGATGTAATAATATGCTTTCCCTTTCCCTCATAAGCCTCTGCAGTTGCTATAAGAGCCCAGTTGTCCGCTTCTGTTCCACTGGCTGTAAAATAGACCTCAGAACTTTCTGCCCCTATGGCACCAGCTATAATAGACCTTGCTTCATCTAAAGCCTTTTTATTTTGAGAAGCAAACTCATATACGCTGGATGGATTACCATACAGCTGGCTAAAGTAAGGGAGCATAGCTTCTACAACCTCAGGTCTAGTCTTTGTAGTAGCTGCATTATCAAGATATATCTTCTTTTCCATGTGGTCATCTCCTAATTATTGATATTTATTTTCAACAAGTTTGCTTTGAATTATTATCCTCAGTAACACCTGCTTCTGCTTGAACTCTCTTACTTTCTGCTACCAAATCAGAGAGCATAATTCCATCCACTGCGTCATTTATACTATCACTTATACGCTTCCATACATATTTTGTTACACAGGTATCTGAGATACTACAGGGTGTATCAGTATTATTTATTTCAGCACAATCTACAGGACTTAAGTCTCCTTCTAAGGCACGCAAAATGTCACCTACAGATATTTCCTCTGCCGGCATTGCCAGTACATATCCCCCTTGTGCTCCACGAATACCTTGCACTATACCGGATTTTCTAAGTTTTGCTATCAATTGTTCCAGATAACTGGTGGATATGCCTTGTCTTTCTGCAATCTGACTTAATGCAACTGCCTCATCATCGTCATTATTAACTGCCAGGTCTAGGAC
This genomic interval from Herbinix luporum contains the following:
- the nifU gene encoding Fe-S cluster assembly scaffold protein NifU; translation: MYTKKVMDHFTNPRNMGEIENPSAVGTVGNAKCGDIMRMYMDIDDNGVIRDVKFKTFGCGAAVATSSIATELVKGKTIEEALKVTNKAVVDALDGLPPVKVHCSLLAEEAIHAALWDYAEKNGIKIEGLRKPKSDVHEHDEDEQTY
- the mnmA gene encoding tRNA 2-thiouridine(34) synthase MnmA produces the protein MDKVVVGMSGGVDSSVAAYLLKKQGYDVIGVTMQIWQDDDVCSISENGGCCGLSAVEDARRVANVLDIPHYVMNFRKEFKETVIDYFVSEYIMARTPNPCIACNRFVKWEALLARSLSIGASYIATGHYASITRLANGRYAIKNSVTAAKDQTYALYNLTQFQLEHTLMPVGAYSKEEIRAIAKELNLPVANKPDSQEICFVSNNDYAGFIEEYLSDEENRRIIEEKRRLYKKSMEKSGYGFTPGNFVDWKGNVLGQHKGLANYTIGQRKGLNLALGRPVFVMELRPETNEVVIGDADDVYTDRFYANNLNFMAIEDLEDEMVVSAKIRYSHKGAPCTIKKTAKDEVLCVFDQPQRAVTPGQAVVFYQDDYVVGGGTILGKR
- the nifS gene encoding cysteine desulfurase NifS produces the protein MEKKIYLDNAATTKTRPEVVEAMLPYFSQLYGNPSSVYEFASQNKKALDEARSIIAGAIGAESSEVYFTASGTEADNWALIATAEAYEGKGKHIITSKIEHHAVLHTCEYLQKKRGYEVTYIDVDENGIVKLDQLEKAIRPTTILISIMFANNEIGTIQPIKEIGAIAKKHNILFHTDAVQAFGQLDINVEDLGIDMMSASAHKLNGPKGIGFLYIKKGIKIRSFIHGGAQERGRRAGTENVPNVVGFGKAVEIAMATMEERTKKEIQLRDYLIKRVLAEVPYTRLNGHRTMRLPNNANFSFQFIEGESLLIMLDMSNICASSGSACTSGSLDPSHVLLAIGLPHEIAHGSLRLTLSAENTFEEIDYTVEKIKEIVDKLRMMSPLYEDFVRRR
- a CDS encoding histidinol-phosphatase HisJ family protein — protein: MICADLHVHSNFSSDGKAKMEDMIDKAIKLGLKTLCFTDHMDYDYPKIYDYSFQFDIDNYLKKLQILKEKYKSQIEILIGLELGMQPHISDSMYKLINSFPFDFIIGSIHIVNQMDPYYPQYWENITEEEGIVKCFEEIQKCCEIYQGFHVCGHIDYVVRYAPSSKIKYQEYSYPYYKDVLDEILKTLLNHGKGIEVNTSGYKYGLGHPHPKTEILKRYKELGGEIITIGSDAHLPQHLCYDFDKAEALLKNLGYKYYTIFKEGQPNMIKL
- a CDS encoding Rqc2 family fibronectin-binding protein, with product MALDGIVVASIVEELKSTLMGGRINKIAQPEKDELLISIKGQDRVNYKLFLSAGAGMPLIYLTENTKANPMTAPNFCMLLRKHLNNGKILDITQPSLERIVSIKIEHMDELGDLKIKYLIIELMGKHSNIIFCDHNMTIIDSIKRVNQFMSSVREVLPGREYFIPQTIHKLDPLTIDYPSFKEHILNKQMPLSKALYTGLTGISPLIANEICHRASIYSDDFTSTLSEDMGLHLFRNFERVIEEVKEKKFYPHIVIGEHGPKEFSSIPLSSYMNNNYNIKELSSPSKMLETYYAEKNAQAVMQQKSADLRKLVANTIERAVKKYDLQVKQLKDTEKRDKYKVYGELISAYGYNLKPNAKELIAPNYYNNDEEIKIPLDETLTPMENAKRYFEKYNKLKRTYDALTTLIQETKDEIEHLKSIRASLEIATDEDDLAELKKELMEYGYIKKKHISNKSDKSKKSSKNAKSKPFHYISSDGYHIYVGKNNYQNEELTFKLADGGDWWFHSKNIPGSHVIVKSGGDKLPDKTFEEAARLAAYYSSARDSKKVEIDYTQRKNIKKPSGSKPGFVIYHTNYSMIADTDISDIKEVE
- a CDS encoding RrF2 family transcriptional regulator, with product MKLTTKGRYGLRAVLDLAVNNDDDEAVALSQIAERQGISTSYLEQLIAKLRKSGIVQGIRGAQGGYVLAMPAEEISVGDILRALEGDLSPVDCAEINNTDTPCSISDTCVTKYVWKRISDSINDAVDGIMLSDLVAESKRVQAEAGVTEDNNSKQTC